The window GCCGTGCCCCGACCGGCTTCACCGTGCACGACGTCGGCTCGCTCAACGGCACCTACCTGAACCGCGAGCGGGTCGAGGACGGAGATCTGGTCGGCGGGGACGAGCTGCAGATCGGCAAGTTCAAGCTCGTGTTCTTCGCGGGGAGCCGGCCAGGGGCCGGTGGAGCCGGGTAGGTGTGATGGTCGACCCGGTCGAGCGCGAGGCAGCCGCTCCGTCCCCCGGAGGGGGAACGGGAGCACGCGGCGGGTCGGCCCGGGACAGGCAGTCGGTGGCGCCGCCCGGCACGATGAGCATCGGTGAGGTCCTCGCGGTCCTCAAGCCGGAGTTCCCCGACATCACCGTGTCCAAGATCCGCTTCCTCGAGGGCGCCGGCCTCATCCGGCCCGACCGGTCGGCGTCTGGCTACCGCAAGTTCTCCGAGGACGACGTGGCCCGGCTCCGCTTCGTCCTGCGCGCCCAGCGCGACCAGTACCTGCCGCTACGGGTGATCCGCCAGCGGCTGGCCGACCTCGAGTCGGTCGGGGAGCTGCACGCCGGAGGCGGTCCGCCGGCCGACCCGACCTCCCCGCCCGCAGCGCGCGAGGCCCGCTCTCCTGCAGCGCACGAGGCCCGCTCTCCTGCAGCGCGCGAGGCCGGGTCGCGGGCAGCCCGGACACTCGCTGGCGCCGCAGGGGAGCCGGGCGCGCTACCACGGCACGCCCTCGCCGAGCGCCCTGGGCCGGCAACCGCCGGGGGCGGCCTGCTGTCGAACGCGCCGCCCTCCGACGCCCAGTTCAGCCGGGACGAGCTGTGCCGGGCCGCGGGCACCACCGCCGACCAGCTCGCCGAGCTGGAGGCGTTCGGCCTCATCGCGGCCAGAGGCTCGACCGAGCGCGGCAGCTGGTACGGCGGTGACGACCTGGTGGTCCTGCGGCTCGCCCGCGACCTGGCCGAGTATGGGCTGGAAGCCCGCCACCTGCGGATGTACAAGACGTTCGCCGAGCGTGAGGCGGCCCTGTTCGAGCAGGTCGTGGCCCCGCTGGTCCGCCAGCGCAACCCGGAGGCGCGGGCCAGGGCCCGCGAGATGCTCGAAAGCCTCGCCGACCTCGGGAGCCGCATGCGGGACGTCACCCTGCGAACCGCGATCGGGACCTTTGCCGAGGCCACGGAGCACCGCCGGTGACCTGGGTCGACGACGCGACAGCCGGTGGTGGCCCGGAGGCCCCCGGTGACCCGGGTGGGCGTCGCGACGGCCGGTGGCTCGGAGGCCCGCTGGCTGGTGACCCGGGTGGGCGCCCTGACGGCCGGTGTGGCTCGGAGGGGGCGGCTGGTGACCTGGGTGGGCGTCGCGACAGCCGCTGGTGGCTCGGAGGGGCGCCGGTGACCGGCGGCTCCGTGCGGTGACCGGCGGCTCCCGGCTCCGTGCGGTGACCGGCGGCTCCGTGCGGCGGTGGCGGCCCGCGCTTGTCGCGCTCCTGGTCGTGGTGGCCGTAGGCGCCGGGCCGGCGCCGCTCGCGCCGGATGCCGTGGCCGGCCCGTCGGTCCCCCGGCCGGTCGATGCGGCAGGAGCTCCGCCAGGACCGGTGGCCCTGCCCAAGATCCGCGCCCGCGCCTTCATCCTGGCCGACCAGGAGACCGGACAGGTGCTGCTGGAGCGGGCGGCGGCCCGGCCGCGCCCGATGGCCTCGACCACCAAGGTCATGACCGCTCTGCTCACCCTGGAGCGCCTGCCGCAGAGCCGGGTGGTGGTGATCGGGCCCGGGCCGGTGGCGGTCGGCGGGGAGTCGCTCAGGCTCCGCGTCGGGGAGCGCCTGACCGTCCGCCAGCTCCTGCTCGCCCTCATGCTGAAGAGCGCCAACGACGCTGCCGCTGCGCTGGCCGAGGCGGTGGACGGCTCCCAGGCGGCATTCGCCCGCCGCATGAACCAGCGGGCCGCCGCGCTGGGCCTCACGGCCACCCGCTTCGTGACCCCACACGGCCTCGACCGGCCGGGCCACCACACCAGCGCCCGTGACCTGGCCCGGCTCTGGGAAGTGGCCATGCGTCGGGCCGACTTCCGGGCCCTGGCCGGCACCCGTCGGGCCGCCATCCCGGGGGCTGGTCCGTCCCGGCGCTTCCCCAACCGCAACCAGCTTCTGTTCACCTACCGGTGGACCGAGGGAGGCAAGACCGGGTTCACCAACCTGGCCCGCCGCTGCCTGGTCGCATCCGCCAGCCGCGGCGGCCGCCGGCTGGTCGCGGTCGCCCTGGGCTCGCCCAACGCCTTCACCGACGTGCAGGCCCTGTTCGAGTACGGCTTCAACGCCCTGGTCCGGGTCAGGCTGACCGCCCGCGGCCAGGCGGTCACGGTGCGGACCGGCGCAGATGCCGCCCGCTGGCAGGTCGCGGCCGACGTGGACGCCCTGGTCCGCCGGGACCTGCTCGGCCGGGTCGTCGCCGTGCCCGCGCCGGTCCGGCCGGGGCCCCGTGCGGGCGCTCCGCCACGGATGTGGCTGGCCGCGGGCGGGACCCTGCTCGCCCCGCTGCCCCTGCGCCCCCTCGACGGCGCGCCCGCGCCCGTCCCGGCCGGTGGGGGGGAGGGCTTCCGGCCCGGCCCGGTGCCGGCCGGCGCCGCGACCGGGGTGATCGACCCGTTTCTGGCCCCGAGGGCGGCATGACGGCTCGACCTGGCACGGCCGGCCGCAGGCGATCGTCTTGTCGCGCGTGGGAGGGGCGTCTGATAGCCTCTGATTGCTGGCAGGCGCCCGGCCGGGCGCAAGAACCTTCGACGCTCGAGGGGGTTTCGCTTTGGTCGAGCTGACCCTCGTCGGCGTCCGGATCGAGCTTCCCACCCAGACGCCCATCGTGCTGCTCAAGGAACGCGACGGCGAGCGCTTCCTGCCGATCTGGATCGGCAACGTCGAGGCGACGGCCATTGCGTTCGCGCTCCAAGGGGTCGCCACCGCGCGCCCGCTCACCCACGACCTCCTGAAAAACCTGCTCGACGAGCTCGTCGTCTCGATCGAGCGGGTCGTGATCACCGAGCTCAAGGAAGGCACCTTCTACGCCACCATCGAGCTGCGCCAGAACGGGTCGAAGTACTCGGTGTCGAGCCGGCCCAGCGACGCTATCGCGCTGGCCGTCCGGGCCAACACTCCCATCTACGCCGAGGAGGGCGTCCTCAGCGAGGCGTCCATCCTGATCAAGGAGAGCGACGACGAGGAGCGCGAGGTCAAGAAGTTCCGCGAGTTCCTCGACCAGGTCAGTCCGGAGGACTTCGAGTAGACCTCGCCCCCTTCCTCCCTTCCTCCCATCCACCCACCTGGTCGCCCGCTGTCGCTCGGGGGTCGTTGACGCCCGGTTCTGCGATCTCTAGGCTGGTCCCTTACACCGTTGTAGTTCGCGCTGTCGCCGCAGGAGGGTGAGGATGGCTGATCGCTCTTCCCCGGAGGCGGCAAGCCCAGGCTACCGTGGCACCACGGTCTACAAGCTGGTCGGCATCACCTACCGCCAGCTCGACTACTGGGCCAGGACCGGCCTGGTCACGCCGTCGGTGCGCGCGGCCGACGGGTCGGGCACCCACCGGCTCTACAGCTTCGAGGATCTGGTCGAGCTACGCGTGATCAAGCGCCTGCTCGACGCCGGGATCTCCCTGCAGAAGATCCGCGATGCCATCGGCTATCTGCGCCGCGAGTCGGCCGGCAGGCCGCTCTCGGACGTCACCCTGATCTCCGACGGCGAGCGCATCTACGCCTGCCACTCGGGCGAGGAGGTGATCGACGTCCTGTCGAACGGGCAGGCGGTGTTCGGCATCGCCGTCGGCCGCGTGTGGACCGACACCGAGGGCGACGTCGCCCACCTCCCCGCCGACGAGCGGGCGTCCTCCCGCCCCGGCCAGCTCCCGCTGGAGGACCTCGACCCGGTGGCGCAGGCGTCCGGGGAGCCGATGCCGACCCGGGCCACCGCCCGCTCCAGCAGGTCCCGCGGCTGAGGCTCGGCCCGTCCGGGCGCCTGGACGTGTCAGGCGCCCTCGCCAGGGTCGACCTGCAGGTCGCCACCGACGACGGCCCGGCCAGCATCCGGGTGGGAGGCGCCGCCCGGCCACCTGGTCGTGGAGACGCCCGGGCACCTGCAGCACCCGGCCAGCGGCGCTGGGAGCAGCTCGGCACCCACGAGCGCACCTTGGAAGCCCTGGTACCGGCACCACCCGGCCAGGGTTCGGCGTCTGCGACGCGGGCCATGGGACTGTCGGTGGCGTTGCGGCACCCACGACGGCGGTGTTCAATCAGGCGGTCCCGGCCCGGCCGCCCGTTCCGGACGGTTCGCGGGTCCGCCGCGGCCTCGAGGCTGTCGCCGCACGACGGCGACGGCTCATCGATTTGTCGATGGAGAAAGAAGTCGCTGGATCACTATGTCGCTAATTCGTCCCGCTGTCCGGACGTGGCCCCCTGGCCCGGTCCGGTGGACGTGAGGAGGGGAGCGGTTGAGCTACCAACCCCATACCGACACTGAGGTGCGCCGGATGCTCGAGGCGCTCGGCCTCGAGGACGTCGAGGAGCTGTTCGGGCCGATCCCGGCGGCGCTCCGCGCCCCCGCCGGCCTGGACCTGCCCCGCCCGCACGCCGAGCAGGAGGTGACCGCCGAGCTGGCCCGGCTGGCCGCCCGCAACCGCCACCTCGACGAGCTGACCTGCTTCCTGGGCGCC is drawn from Actinomycetes bacterium and contains these coding sequences:
- a CDS encoding MerR family transcriptional regulator, coding for MADRSSPEAASPGYRGTTVYKLVGITYRQLDYWARTGLVTPSVRAADGSGTHRLYSFEDLVELRVIKRLLDAGISLQKIRDAIGYLRRESAGRPLSDVTLISDGERIYACHSGEEVIDVLSNGQAVFGIAVGRVWTDTEGDVAHLPADERASSRPGQLPLEDLDPVAQASGEPMPTRATARSSRSRG
- a CDS encoding bifunctional nuclease family protein is translated as MVELTLVGVRIELPTQTPIVLLKERDGERFLPIWIGNVEATAIAFALQGVATARPLTHDLLKNLLDELVVSIERVVITELKEGTFYATIELRQNGSKYSVSSRPSDAIALAVRANTPIYAEEGVLSEASILIKESDDEEREVKKFREFLDQVSPEDFE
- a CDS encoding MerR family transcriptional regulator, with amino-acid sequence MSIGEVLAVLKPEFPDITVSKIRFLEGAGLIRPDRSASGYRKFSEDDVARLRFVLRAQRDQYLPLRVIRQRLADLESVGELHAGGGPPADPTSPPAAREARSPAAHEARSPAAREAGSRAARTLAGAAGEPGALPRHALAERPGPATAGGGLLSNAPPSDAQFSRDELCRAAGTTADQLAELEAFGLIAARGSTERGSWYGGDDLVVLRLARDLAEYGLEARHLRMYKTFAEREAALFEQVVAPLVRQRNPEARARAREMLESLADLGSRMRDVTLRTAIGTFAEATEHRR
- a CDS encoding D-alanyl-D-alanine carboxypeptidase family protein, with protein sequence MTGGSRLRAVTGGSVRRWRPALVALLVVVAVGAGPAPLAPDAVAGPSVPRPVDAAGAPPGPVALPKIRARAFILADQETGQVLLERAAARPRPMASTTKVMTALLTLERLPQSRVVVIGPGPVAVGGESLRLRVGERLTVRQLLLALMLKSANDAAAALAEAVDGSQAAFARRMNQRAAALGLTATRFVTPHGLDRPGHHTSARDLARLWEVAMRRADFRALAGTRRAAIPGAGPSRRFPNRNQLLFTYRWTEGGKTGFTNLARRCLVASASRGGRRLVAVALGSPNAFTDVQALFEYGFNALVRVRLTARGQAVTVRTGADAARWQVAADVDALVRRDLLGRVVAVPAPVRPGPRAGAPPRMWLAAGGTLLAPLPLRPLDGAPAPVPAGGGEGFRPGPVPAGAATGVIDPFLAPRAA